The proteins below come from a single Cannabis sativa cultivar Pink pepper isolate KNU-18-1 chromosome 3, ASM2916894v1, whole genome shotgun sequence genomic window:
- the LOC115709902 gene encoding beta-glucosidase 44: MKIPPWLILLLLSIAQFMISYGAGAVELSEEASTFSGPENGGLSRAQFPMGFVFGTATSAYQVEGMAHKDGRGPSIWDVFIKNPGIVANNGTGEVSVDQYHRYKEDIDIMKKLNFDAYRFSISWSRIFPEGTGKVNWKGVAYYNRLINYLLKQGITPYANLYHYDLPEALEKKYMGLLNDQVVKDFADYADFCFKTFGDRVKNWMTFNEPRVVAALGYDTGFFAPGRCSKAYGNCTAGNSATEPYIAAHHLILSHAAAVQRYRQKYQKKQKGKIGILLDFVWYEPLTRSKADNYAAQRARDFHVGWFIHPIVYGEYPKTMQEIVGKRLPKFTKDEIKMVKGSMDFVGINQYTAYYIYDPHQPKPKVLGYQQDWNAGFAYKKNRVPIGPRAYSSWLYQVPWGLYKCLTYIKEHYGNPTVILSENGMDDPGNVTMAQGLHDTTRIKFYKNYLTQLKKAVDEGANVVGYFAWSLLDNFEWRLGYTSRFGIVYVDFHTLKRSPKMSAYWFQKLLQRNKH; this comes from the exons ATGAAAATTCCACCATGGTTAATTTTGTTACTACTGAGCATAGCTCAGTTTATGATCAGCTACGGTGCTGGTGCAGTGGAGCTCAGTGAGGAAGCGTCCACATTTTCGGGCCCAGAAAATGGTGGGCTTAGTAGAGCCCAGTTTCCGATGGGCTTTGTGTTCGGAACGGCGACCTCTGCTTACCAAGTCGAAGGCATGGCCCATAAAGATGGTCGTGGGCCCAGCATTTGGGatgtcttcataaaaaatcccg GAATTGTTGCAAATAATGGTACTGGAGAGGTTTCAGTAGACCAATATCACCGTTACAAA GAAGATATCGACATTATGAAAAAACTAAATTTTGATGCTTATCGATTTTCGATTTCATGGTCTCGTATTTTTCCAG AGGGAACTGGAAAAGTAAACTGGAAAGGAGTTGCATACTATAACAGATTGATCAATTACTTGCTcaaacaag GCATTACTCCATATGCAAATCTCTACCATTATGATCTTCCTGAGGCACTAGAGAAGAAGTACATGGGTTTATTAAATGACCAAGTAGT GAAAGATTTTGCTGACTATGCAGATTTTTGTTTCAAGACATTTGGAGACAGAGTAAAGAATTGGATGACATTCAACGAGCCCCGAGTTGTGGCTGCACTTGGGTATGACACCGGGTTCTTTGCCCCGGGAAGATGTTCCAAGGCATATGGGAATTGCACAGCCGGGAACTCAGCAACCGAACCTTACATCGCGGCTCACCATTTGATCTTATCTCATGCAGCCGCAGTTCAGAGATACCGCCAAAAATACCAA AAAAAACAAAAGGGAAAGATTGGAATTTTGTTGGATTTTGTTTGGTACGAGCCTCTTACTCGATCAAAGGCCGATAACTATGCAGCTCAAAGAGCGCGGGATTTTCATGTTGGATG GTTCATTCATCCCATTGTGTATGGTGAGTATCCAAAAACAATGCAAGAAATTGTTGGAAAAAGGTTACCAAAATTCACAAAAGATGAGATTAAGATGGTGAAGGGGTCAATGGATTTTGTGGGCATAAATCAATACACTGCATACTACATTTACGATCCTCATCAACCAAAACCAAAGGTCTTAGGGTATCAACAAGATTGGAATGCAGGATTTGCAT ATAAGAAGAATAGAGTGCCAATTGGTCCTAGA GCATATTCTAGTTGGCTTTACCAAGTACCTTGGGGATTGTACAAGTGTTTAACATACATAAAAGAACACTATGGAAACCCAACTGTGATTCTATCTGAAAATG GCATGGATGACCCGGGCAATGTGACAATGGCTCAAGGATTACATGACACAACAAGGATCAAATTCTACAAAAACTACTTGACCCAACTAAAGAAGGCGGTCGATGAAGGGGCCAATGTAGTTGGTTACTTTGCGTGGTCATTGCTTGACAATTTCGAGTGGCGATTAGGTTACACTTCGAGGTTCGGGATTGTCTATGTTGATTTCCACACCCTCAAGAGGTCTCCAAAAATGTCTGCCTATTGGTTTCAAAAGCTTCTCCAAAGGAACAAGCATTAG
- the LOC115709903 gene encoding beta-glucosidase 44 → MFFKMWRIIPNPALVVLTIVLVLLLIQCDASAAELSEEERTIGLSRAHFPKSFVFGTATSAYQVEGMAHKDGRGPSIWDVFANTPGIIANNGSADVTVDQYHHYKEDIDIMKKLNFDAYRFSISWSRIFPEGTGKVNWKGVAYYNRLINYMLKRGITPYANLYHYDLPEALEKKYSGLLSEQVVKDFADYADFCFKTFGDRVKNWMTFNEPRVVAALGYDNGLHAPGRCSKAYGNCRIGNSATEPYIAAHNMILSHAAAVHRYRKKYQKKQRGKIGILLDFVWYEPLTRSKADNYAAQRARDFHVGWFIHPIVYGEYPRSMQGIVGKRLPKFTKEQVKMVKGSIDFVGINQYTTFYVANSHKPKPKVLGYQRDWNVDFVYEKNGVPIGPRANSYWLYQVPWGLYKCLTYIKEHYGNPTVILSENGMDDPGNVTLARGLHDTTRIKFYESYLTQLKKAVDEGANVVGYFAWSLLDNFEWRLGYTSRFGIVYVDFHTLKRYPKMSAYWFQKLLKRN, encoded by the exons ATGTTTTTCAAAATGTGGAGAATAATCCCAAACCCAGCACTAGTAGTACTAACAATAGTACTAGTACTGCTCTTGATCCAGTGCGACGCGAGTGCAGCGGAGCTCAGTGAAGAAGAGAGGACTATTGGGCTTAGTAGGGCCCATTTTCCGAAGAGCTTCGTGTTCGGTACGGCCACCTCCGCTTACCAGGTCGAGGGTATGGCCCATAAAGACGGTCGTGGGCCCAGCATTTGGGATGTTTTTGCTAATACTCCTG GGATTATTGCTAATAATGGGTCGGCAGATGTTACAGTAGACCAATATCACCATTATAAa gaAGATATTGACATCATGAAAAAGCTAAACTTCGATGCGTATCGGTTTTCAATTTCTTGGTCTAGAATTTTCCCAg AAGGAACTGGAAAAGTAAATTGGAAAGGAGTTGCCTATTACAATAGATTGATCAACTATATGCTTAAAAGAG GGATTACTCCATATGCAAATCTTTATCATTATGATCTTCCTGAAGCATTGGAGAAAAAGTATTCGGGATTGCTTAGCGAACAAGTCGT AAAAGATTTTGCCGATTATGCAGACTTTTGTTTCAAGACATTTGGAGACAGAGTAAAGAATTGGATGACATTCAACGAGCCTCGAGTTGTGGCTGCGCTTGGGTACGATAATGGGCTTCATGCTCCGGGAAGGTGCTCGAAAGCATATGGAAATTGTAGAATTGGGAACTCAGCAACAGAGCCTTACATTGCAGCTCACAATATGATCTTATCTCATGCTGCTGCAGTTCATAGATACCGCAAAAAGTACCAA AAAAAACAAAGGGGAAAGATTGGGATCTTGTTGGATTTTGTTTGGTATGAGCCTCTTACGAGATCAAAGGCGGATAACTATGCAGCGCAAAGAGCCCGAGACTTTCATGTGGGATG GTTCATTCATCCGATCGTGTACGGTGAGTATCCAAGATCGATGCAAGGAATAGTAGGCAAAAGGCTACCCAAATTCACAAAAGAACAGGTTAAAATGGTGAAGGGCTCAATTGATTTTGTTGGTATAAATCAATACACTACATTTTATGTAGCTAATTCACATAAACCAAAACCAAAGGTGTTGGGATACCAAAGGGATTGGAATGTAGACTTTGTTT ATGAAAAGAATGGAGTTCCTATAGGGCCTAGA GCTAATTCCTATTGGCTCTACCAAGTACCATGGGGTTTGTACAAATGTTTAACTTACATAAAAGAACATTATGGAAATCCAACTGTGATCCTATCCGAAAATG GCATGGATGATCCGGGCAATGTGACACTGGCTCGGGGATTACATGACACAACGAGAATCAAATTCTATGAAAGCTACTTGACTCAACTGAAGAAGGCGGTCGATGAAGGAGCTAATGTGGTCGGCTACTTTGCATGGTCATTGCTTGACAATTTCGAGTGGAGATTAGGTTACACTTCGAGGTTCGGGATTGTCTATGTTGATTTTCATACCCTCAAGAGGTATCCAAAGATGTCTGCTTATTGGTTccaaaaacttctcaaaagaaaTTAG